The following are from one region of the Epinephelus fuscoguttatus linkage group LG11, E.fuscoguttatus.final_Chr_v1 genome:
- the LOC125897240 gene encoding single-minded homolog 1-like isoform X3: MTAVLTPHQPYHSHFVQEYEAERSFFLRMKCVLAKRNAGLTSGGYKVIHCSGYLKIRQYSLDMSPFEGCYQNVGLVAVGHSLPPSAVTEIKLHSNMFMFRASLDMKLIFLDSRVAELTGYEPQDLIEKTLYHHVHSCDTFHLRCAHHLLLVKGQVTTKYYRFLAKHGGWVWVQSYATIVHNSRSSRPHCIVSVNYVLTDTEYKGMQLSLDQMSPTKPAFPYADSHSEDRKSTKSRLTQAKAKARVSPYPQQFSAFNPERSESDQDSQWGGSPLTDSASPQLLDPGEAAEASCAYRLYPDSGSLCYGLGLSEDDLAHAQTHPHTTTCDRVRCQSGRYFLGTPQSGREVWWDATRSVLSLPKSSVENSEGYEITSYHGAIHGRGHWDEDSVVSSPDGGGSTSDSGERYHGDHFRATPREPSKMETLIRATQQMIKEEESRLQQHKSPLDVSGLAKAHSPCFTSSLSHHSQLTMPSVVCRGPGAPSIDLPSERLHHRDSVKVLGPHDNDENTTSPASLSRLSSPSSDGLPRSGLSLTKDYMQTDLSPHPPQPQGSPLLYQAQERQPLDRQAAYALTGYSLEHLYDPENLRSYSGLACGGVQYDVASHVRMQAEQMQGHKATSVIITNGS, translated from the exons ATGACAGCTGTGCTGACGCCACATCAGCCTTATCACTCGCATTTCGTCCAAG AGTATGAAGCGGAGCGCTCTTTCTTTCTGCGGATGAAATGTGTGCTGGCAAAACGAAACGCAGGCCTCACCAGCGGTGGATACAAG GTGATCCACTGCAGTGGCTACCTGAAGATCCGTCAGTACAGTCTGGACATGTCCCCCTTTGAGGGCTGCTACCAGAACGTGGGTCTGGTGGCTGTGGGTCACTCGCTGCCGCCCAGCGCTGTGACTGAGATCAAACTGCACAGCAACATGTTCATGTTCAGAGCCAGTTTGGACATGAAGCTCATCTTCCTGGACTCCAG GGTGGCAGAGCTGACAGGTTACGAGCCCCAGGACCTGATCGAGAAAACCCTGTACCATCATGTCCACAGCTGTGACACCTTCCACCTCCGCTGTGCACACCACCTCT TGCTGGTAAAAGGCCAAGTCACCACTAAGTATTATCGTTTCCTGGCGAAGCACGGCGGCTGGGTCTGGGTCCAGAGTTACGCCACAATTGTCCACAACAGCCGGTCCTCGAGACCTCACTGTATAGTCAGCGTCAACTACGTCCTCAC GGATACTGAGTATAAGGGAATGCAGCTGTCTTTGGACCAAATGAGCCCCACCAAGCCAGCCTTCCCCTACGCCGACAGTCACAGTGAAGACAGGAAGAGCACCAAGTCACGTCTGACCCAGGCCAAGGCTAAAGCCAGAGTGTCACCCTACCCACAG CAGTTTTCAGCTTTCAATCCAGAACGCTCAGAGTCGGACCAGGACAGCCAGTGGGGAGGGAGCCCGCTGACAGACTCTGCATCTCCTCAGCTGCTGGATCCCGGCGAGGCTGCAGAGGCATCTTGCGCCTACCGACTGTATCCAGACTCAGGCTCCCTGTGCTACGGCCTGGGTCTGTCAGAAGACGATCTCGCTCATGCCCAAACGCATCCTCACACCACCACCTGTGACCGGGTGCGATGCCAGAGCGGCCGCTACTTCCTCGGAACCCCCCAGTCGGGAAGAGAGGTATGGTGGGACGCCACGCGCTCTGTGCTCTCGCTGCCAAAATCGTCCGTGGAGAACAGCGAGGGCTACGAAATCACATCCTACCATGGAGCCATTCACG GACGGGGCCACTGGGATGAAGACAGTGTAGTGAGTTCACCCGATGGAGGCGGGTCCACCAGTGATTCGGGTGAACGTTACCATGGTGACCACTTCCGGGCAACCCCTCGAGAGCCCAGCAAGATGGAGACCCTGATCCGAGCCACGCAGCAGATGATCAAAGAGGAAGAGAGCCGTCTGCAGCAGCACAAGTCGCCGTTGGATGTCTCAGGCCTCGCCAAAGCTCACAGCCCGTGCTTCACCTCTTCTCTGTCCCACCACTCCCAGCTCACCATGCCCAGCGTGGTGTGCCGCGGCCCGGGAGCCCCCAGCATCGACCTCCCCTCTGAACGCCTCCATCATCGGGACAGCGTCAAAGTGCTCGGTCCGCACGACAACGACGAAAACACAACCAGCCCAGCGTCTCTGTCTCGTCTCAGCAGCCCCAGCTCTGACGGCCTCCCCAGGTCGGGCCTCTCCCTCACCAAAGACTACATGCAGACGGATCTGTCCCCACACCCTCCACAGCCTCAAGGGAGCCCGCTGCTCTATCAGGCCCAGGAGAGGCAGCCACTGGACAGGCAAGCAGCCTATGCTTTGACTGGATACTCCCTGGAGCACCTGTATGACCCGGAAAACCTGAGGAGTTACTCGGGCCTGGCCTGTGGAGGAGTCCAGTATGACGTGGCGTCCCATGTGAGGATGCAGGCCGAGCAGATGCAGGGACACAAGGCCACCTCAGTTATCATAACCAATGGGAGCTGA
- the LOC125897240 gene encoding single-minded homolog 1-like isoform X2, with product MKEKSKTAARTRREKENSEFYELAKMLPLPSAITSQLDKASIIRLTTSYLKMRIVFPQGLGEAWGHASRTRSLDNIGRELGSHLLQTLDGFIFVVAPDGKIMYISETASVHLGLSQVELTGNSIYEYVHPADHDEMTAVLTPHQPYHSHFVQEYEAERSFFLRMKCVLAKRNAGLTSGGYKVIHCSGYLKIRQYSLDMSPFEGCYQNVGLVAVGHSLPPSAVTEIKLHSNMFMFRASLDMKLIFLDSRVAELTGYEPQDLIEKTLYHHVHSCDTFHLRCAHHLLLVKGQVTTKYYRFLAKHGGWVWVQSYATIVHNSRSSRPHCIVSVNYVLTDTEYKGMQLSLDQMSPTKPAFPYADSHSEDRKSTKSRLTQAKAKARVSPYPQFSAFNPERSESDQDSQWGGSPLTDSASPQLLDPGEAAEASCAYRLYPDSGSLCYGLGLSEDDLAHAQTHPHTTTCDRVRCQSGRYFLGTPQSGREVWWDATRSVLSLPKSSVENSEGYEITSYHGAIHGRGHWDEDSVVSSPDGGGSTSDSGERYHGDHFRATPREPSKMETLIRATQQMIKEEESRLQQHKSPLDVSGLAKAHSPCFTSSLSHHSQLTMPSVVCRGPGAPSIDLPSERLHHRDSVKVLGPHDNDENTTSPASLSRLSSPSSDGLPRSGLSLTKDYMQTDLSPHPPQPQGSPLLYQAQERQPLDRQAAYALTGYSLEHLYDPENLRSYSGLACGGVQYDVASHVRMQAEQMQGHKATSVIITNGS from the exons ATGAAGGAGAAATCCAAAACGGCTGCAAGGACTAGACGGGAAAAGGAGAACAGTGAATTTTACGAACTGGCCAAAATGTTGCCTTTACCGTCGGCCATCACCTCCCAGCTGGACAAAGCCTCCATTATAAGACTGACAACCAGTTACCTGAAGATGCGAATTGTTTTCCCTCAGG GTTTGGGTGAGGCGTGGGGTCACGCAAGTCGAACAAGATCTTTGGACAATATTGGACGAGAGCTGGGATCTCATTTACTGCAg ACGTTGGACGGATTCATCTTTGTCGTGGCTCCAGATGGGAAAATAATGTACATTTCAGAGACAGCGTCGGTCCATTTAGGACTGTCTCAG GTAGAGTTGACTGGGAACAGTATTTATGAATATGTCCATCCTGCCGACCACGACGAGATGACAGCTGTGCTGACGCCACATCAGCCTTATCACTCGCATTTCGTCCAAG AGTATGAAGCGGAGCGCTCTTTCTTTCTGCGGATGAAATGTGTGCTGGCAAAACGAAACGCAGGCCTCACCAGCGGTGGATACAAG GTGATCCACTGCAGTGGCTACCTGAAGATCCGTCAGTACAGTCTGGACATGTCCCCCTTTGAGGGCTGCTACCAGAACGTGGGTCTGGTGGCTGTGGGTCACTCGCTGCCGCCCAGCGCTGTGACTGAGATCAAACTGCACAGCAACATGTTCATGTTCAGAGCCAGTTTGGACATGAAGCTCATCTTCCTGGACTCCAG GGTGGCAGAGCTGACAGGTTACGAGCCCCAGGACCTGATCGAGAAAACCCTGTACCATCATGTCCACAGCTGTGACACCTTCCACCTCCGCTGTGCACACCACCTCT TGCTGGTAAAAGGCCAAGTCACCACTAAGTATTATCGTTTCCTGGCGAAGCACGGCGGCTGGGTCTGGGTCCAGAGTTACGCCACAATTGTCCACAACAGCCGGTCCTCGAGACCTCACTGTATAGTCAGCGTCAACTACGTCCTCAC GGATACTGAGTATAAGGGAATGCAGCTGTCTTTGGACCAAATGAGCCCCACCAAGCCAGCCTTCCCCTACGCCGACAGTCACAGTGAAGACAGGAAGAGCACCAAGTCACGTCTGACCCAGGCCAAGGCTAAAGCCAGAGTGTCACCCTACCCACAG TTTTCAGCTTTCAATCCAGAACGCTCAGAGTCGGACCAGGACAGCCAGTGGGGAGGGAGCCCGCTGACAGACTCTGCATCTCCTCAGCTGCTGGATCCCGGCGAGGCTGCAGAGGCATCTTGCGCCTACCGACTGTATCCAGACTCAGGCTCCCTGTGCTACGGCCTGGGTCTGTCAGAAGACGATCTCGCTCATGCCCAAACGCATCCTCACACCACCACCTGTGACCGGGTGCGATGCCAGAGCGGCCGCTACTTCCTCGGAACCCCCCAGTCGGGAAGAGAGGTATGGTGGGACGCCACGCGCTCTGTGCTCTCGCTGCCAAAATCGTCCGTGGAGAACAGCGAGGGCTACGAAATCACATCCTACCATGGAGCCATTCACG GACGGGGCCACTGGGATGAAGACAGTGTAGTGAGTTCACCCGATGGAGGCGGGTCCACCAGTGATTCGGGTGAACGTTACCATGGTGACCACTTCCGGGCAACCCCTCGAGAGCCCAGCAAGATGGAGACCCTGATCCGAGCCACGCAGCAGATGATCAAAGAGGAAGAGAGCCGTCTGCAGCAGCACAAGTCGCCGTTGGATGTCTCAGGCCTCGCCAAAGCTCACAGCCCGTGCTTCACCTCTTCTCTGTCCCACCACTCCCAGCTCACCATGCCCAGCGTGGTGTGCCGCGGCCCGGGAGCCCCCAGCATCGACCTCCCCTCTGAACGCCTCCATCATCGGGACAGCGTCAAAGTGCTCGGTCCGCACGACAACGACGAAAACACAACCAGCCCAGCGTCTCTGTCTCGTCTCAGCAGCCCCAGCTCTGACGGCCTCCCCAGGTCGGGCCTCTCCCTCACCAAAGACTACATGCAGACGGATCTGTCCCCACACCCTCCACAGCCTCAAGGGAGCCCGCTGCTCTATCAGGCCCAGGAGAGGCAGCCACTGGACAGGCAAGCAGCCTATGCTTTGACTGGATACTCCCTGGAGCACCTGTATGACCCGGAAAACCTGAGGAGTTACTCGGGCCTGGCCTGTGGAGGAGTCCAGTATGACGTGGCGTCCCATGTGAGGATGCAGGCCGAGCAGATGCAGGGACACAAGGCCACCTCAGTTATCATAACCAATGGGAGCTGA
- the LOC125897240 gene encoding single-minded homolog 1-like isoform X1 — protein sequence MKEKSKTAARTRREKENSEFYELAKMLPLPSAITSQLDKASIIRLTTSYLKMRIVFPQGLGEAWGHASRTRSLDNIGRELGSHLLQTLDGFIFVVAPDGKIMYISETASVHLGLSQVELTGNSIYEYVHPADHDEMTAVLTPHQPYHSHFVQEYEAERSFFLRMKCVLAKRNAGLTSGGYKVIHCSGYLKIRQYSLDMSPFEGCYQNVGLVAVGHSLPPSAVTEIKLHSNMFMFRASLDMKLIFLDSRVAELTGYEPQDLIEKTLYHHVHSCDTFHLRCAHHLLLVKGQVTTKYYRFLAKHGGWVWVQSYATIVHNSRSSRPHCIVSVNYVLTDTEYKGMQLSLDQMSPTKPAFPYADSHSEDRKSTKSRLTQAKAKARVSPYPQQFSAFNPERSESDQDSQWGGSPLTDSASPQLLDPGEAAEASCAYRLYPDSGSLCYGLGLSEDDLAHAQTHPHTTTCDRVRCQSGRYFLGTPQSGREVWWDATRSVLSLPKSSVENSEGYEITSYHGAIHGRGHWDEDSVVSSPDGGGSTSDSGERYHGDHFRATPREPSKMETLIRATQQMIKEEESRLQQHKSPLDVSGLAKAHSPCFTSSLSHHSQLTMPSVVCRGPGAPSIDLPSERLHHRDSVKVLGPHDNDENTTSPASLSRLSSPSSDGLPRSGLSLTKDYMQTDLSPHPPQPQGSPLLYQAQERQPLDRQAAYALTGYSLEHLYDPENLRSYSGLACGGVQYDVASHVRMQAEQMQGHKATSVIITNGS from the exons ATGAAGGAGAAATCCAAAACGGCTGCAAGGACTAGACGGGAAAAGGAGAACAGTGAATTTTACGAACTGGCCAAAATGTTGCCTTTACCGTCGGCCATCACCTCCCAGCTGGACAAAGCCTCCATTATAAGACTGACAACCAGTTACCTGAAGATGCGAATTGTTTTCCCTCAGG GTTTGGGTGAGGCGTGGGGTCACGCAAGTCGAACAAGATCTTTGGACAATATTGGACGAGAGCTGGGATCTCATTTACTGCAg ACGTTGGACGGATTCATCTTTGTCGTGGCTCCAGATGGGAAAATAATGTACATTTCAGAGACAGCGTCGGTCCATTTAGGACTGTCTCAG GTAGAGTTGACTGGGAACAGTATTTATGAATATGTCCATCCTGCCGACCACGACGAGATGACAGCTGTGCTGACGCCACATCAGCCTTATCACTCGCATTTCGTCCAAG AGTATGAAGCGGAGCGCTCTTTCTTTCTGCGGATGAAATGTGTGCTGGCAAAACGAAACGCAGGCCTCACCAGCGGTGGATACAAG GTGATCCACTGCAGTGGCTACCTGAAGATCCGTCAGTACAGTCTGGACATGTCCCCCTTTGAGGGCTGCTACCAGAACGTGGGTCTGGTGGCTGTGGGTCACTCGCTGCCGCCCAGCGCTGTGACTGAGATCAAACTGCACAGCAACATGTTCATGTTCAGAGCCAGTTTGGACATGAAGCTCATCTTCCTGGACTCCAG GGTGGCAGAGCTGACAGGTTACGAGCCCCAGGACCTGATCGAGAAAACCCTGTACCATCATGTCCACAGCTGTGACACCTTCCACCTCCGCTGTGCACACCACCTCT TGCTGGTAAAAGGCCAAGTCACCACTAAGTATTATCGTTTCCTGGCGAAGCACGGCGGCTGGGTCTGGGTCCAGAGTTACGCCACAATTGTCCACAACAGCCGGTCCTCGAGACCTCACTGTATAGTCAGCGTCAACTACGTCCTCAC GGATACTGAGTATAAGGGAATGCAGCTGTCTTTGGACCAAATGAGCCCCACCAAGCCAGCCTTCCCCTACGCCGACAGTCACAGTGAAGACAGGAAGAGCACCAAGTCACGTCTGACCCAGGCCAAGGCTAAAGCCAGAGTGTCACCCTACCCACAG CAGTTTTCAGCTTTCAATCCAGAACGCTCAGAGTCGGACCAGGACAGCCAGTGGGGAGGGAGCCCGCTGACAGACTCTGCATCTCCTCAGCTGCTGGATCCCGGCGAGGCTGCAGAGGCATCTTGCGCCTACCGACTGTATCCAGACTCAGGCTCCCTGTGCTACGGCCTGGGTCTGTCAGAAGACGATCTCGCTCATGCCCAAACGCATCCTCACACCACCACCTGTGACCGGGTGCGATGCCAGAGCGGCCGCTACTTCCTCGGAACCCCCCAGTCGGGAAGAGAGGTATGGTGGGACGCCACGCGCTCTGTGCTCTCGCTGCCAAAATCGTCCGTGGAGAACAGCGAGGGCTACGAAATCACATCCTACCATGGAGCCATTCACG GACGGGGCCACTGGGATGAAGACAGTGTAGTGAGTTCACCCGATGGAGGCGGGTCCACCAGTGATTCGGGTGAACGTTACCATGGTGACCACTTCCGGGCAACCCCTCGAGAGCCCAGCAAGATGGAGACCCTGATCCGAGCCACGCAGCAGATGATCAAAGAGGAAGAGAGCCGTCTGCAGCAGCACAAGTCGCCGTTGGATGTCTCAGGCCTCGCCAAAGCTCACAGCCCGTGCTTCACCTCTTCTCTGTCCCACCACTCCCAGCTCACCATGCCCAGCGTGGTGTGCCGCGGCCCGGGAGCCCCCAGCATCGACCTCCCCTCTGAACGCCTCCATCATCGGGACAGCGTCAAAGTGCTCGGTCCGCACGACAACGACGAAAACACAACCAGCCCAGCGTCTCTGTCTCGTCTCAGCAGCCCCAGCTCTGACGGCCTCCCCAGGTCGGGCCTCTCCCTCACCAAAGACTACATGCAGACGGATCTGTCCCCACACCCTCCACAGCCTCAAGGGAGCCCGCTGCTCTATCAGGCCCAGGAGAGGCAGCCACTGGACAGGCAAGCAGCCTATGCTTTGACTGGATACTCCCTGGAGCACCTGTATGACCCGGAAAACCTGAGGAGTTACTCGGGCCTGGCCTGTGGAGGAGTCCAGTATGACGTGGCGTCCCATGTGAGGATGCAGGCCGAGCAGATGCAGGGACACAAGGCCACCTCAGTTATCATAACCAATGGGAGCTGA